The DNA region GTCGGACTACCTCCTTGAAATGAGAACTTAGTTATATAATACATGGGTACGCCATTTTTAGTCTGTATTACACCATCTACAGTATTTGGTGAAATATATGACCATCTTACATCTTCAGGATGGGCAGACATAGTATCCCTTAAAGATTGAGAAGCATATTCCTCTCCCCATCCTGAATTTCCATCTGAATAGATCATAGAAGCAATCGATCCATTTTTACCATAATCATCTATAGTGGTAAATGCTATGCAAAATATTGTCTCCGATGCACTAGTTGCATTTGCAAACATAGCAGGATAAGTTGTTGATGTCGTTAATGAAAATTTGTTTGAATTTATTACTTGATTAGAATAGTATATAGTACTATCTGCATCTCCTTTATATAGATAGACCCTTGATAATAATGCCATCGCAGCCTCCTTTGTAGCATACATGACACCGCGAGAGGCATTCATCAAAGACATTCCTGTCTGAGCATCGGAAATGACAGATTTATAGACATCTCCTATAGAAGATCGTGCTTTTTGCGTAGGATCTGTTGTTGATGTGCGTAAAATAATTCCATCTCCAGTGGATCCTTGTGAATAAGGCCTAGCAAATAAATTACATAAACTAAAATGTACAAATGCTCTTAAAAAATAACATTCACCTAATAATTGTTTTACACTATCCGTTTGAGTCGTACTAGAGTTTTGGATAGATTCTATAACTGTATTGGCATCGTTTATTATTTTATACGATATATACCAAAAATAACGCGTATTCGTTTGAGAAACCGTGTGATTTAAGGAAAAGCTATAGTATAATGGATCCGTAGTCGTCTGTCCACAAACAATATCGTCTCCTGCAAAATCAGCACATTGGAAATATTGTCTTAACCACATATTATTCAAATCTGTGGATCCTGCAAACTCTAAATGATCTTTAAACAAGGAATAAGCACCATTTACAGCATCTTCAATTCCTTCATAGGTATTTGTTATTGTAGCTGTCGTAATTGAATCACTCGGATTTACATCTTTTACACAAGATGCAAGTGCAGCTAAAATAGAAATAGTTAAAAATATTTTACCAATTGATCGTTTCATACTATTTGAATTTTATTAGAATCGGAAATCAACATTAAATAAGAATTGTCTATTATTAGGATATTTAAAATCAGAGACACCTGGCATTACATAAGTGCCTGGTGTAATGGTCGTCTGAGGATCTTGCCCAAGGAATTTGGTAAAATTGTAGATATTGTCTGCAGATACTCCCACTTGTACACCATCGAAACCAATTTTATTCGCTAGGATTGCAGGAAGTGAATAAGACAAAGTAATATTTCGTAATGCGATAAAACTACCATCTTTTAAATATCTAGTTGACGTTTGTGTCGAATTTGTTGCATTCTGAGGACTCGGCTCTGTCGCAATATCTCCAGGTTTAGTCCATACACTATAACCCTTAGGTAAAACCATCTGATTGTAATAAGGTTCTGAACCATCATTTTCAACGAATCTAAGATTATTGCTAAATACCTTATTACCTGAAAGAAAATAAGTATTGATAGATAGCGTGATATCCTTATACTTAAATGAATTGGTCCATCCTCCTTGAAATTTTGGTAACGGAGAACCCACTTCTTGATATGTGGCATCAGAATAGTTAGATGTCGCTTGTTTGATTGTCTTACCGTCTGCACCTGTTGTCACTTTTTCCCATAATGGAGCTCCTGTTTGATTATCCACTCCTAACCATTTTGGCATATAGAATTCATACAGATTACCTCCTTCTCTATA from Rhizosphaericola mali includes:
- a CDS encoding RagB/SusD family nutrient uptake outer membrane protein, with product MKRSIGKIFLTISILAALASCVKDVNPSDSITTATITNTYEGIEDAVNGAYSLFKDHLEFAGSTDLNNMWLRQYFQCADFAGDDIVCGQTTTDPLYYSFSLNHTVSQTNTRYFWYISYKIINDANTVIESIQNSSTTQTDSVKQLLGECYFLRAFVHFSLCNLFARPYSQGSTGDGIILRTSTTDPTQKARSSIGDVYKSVISDAQTGMSLMNASRGVMYATKEAAMALLSRVYLYKGDADSTIYYSNQVINSNKFSLTTSTTYPAMFANATSASETIFCIAFTTIDDYGKNGSIASMIYSDGNSGWGEEYASQSLRDTMSAHPEDVRWSYISPNTVDGVIQTKNGVPMYYITKFSFQGGSPTLSSPILFRLAEMYLNRAEAEAKTGQTAAALDDIDLIRKNRGLDASLYNGVLPSGKTVIDVVLKERRLELAFEGMRSYDVYRNNLKLNRTYWGYHLPGLQASDINLAVLPTGYENMIVDPTDTRIIYYIPIDEIQNNALCTQNP